From the genome of Dehalococcoidia bacterium:
CCCGGTCGTTGACGGGCGGTAGAGTCGGTTCTAAGATGCACGCGTTTAACGCCCGTTAAGTCAGCTCTTCCCCGCGCAGGAGCCATCGATGCTTGACATCAACGGCAAGTACTGCATCGTCGGCGTGGGCAATACGGAGTACGGCCGCACGCCCGGCCGAAACGCGGTCACCCTCACGGTCGAGGCCATCCGGAACGCGATCGAGGACTGCGGCATCGACAAGGGCGAGATCGACGCCGTGCTCACGAAGTATCCCACGTCCAATTTCCAGGGCCTCTTCTCCGCCCGTGTCGCCCAGGCGCTCGGCGTCGTGCCGCGCGTGACGGCGACCCTCGACCAGGCCGGCGCCAGCAACATCAGCCTCATCGCCTACGCGATCATGTGCATGGAGGCGGGGCTGTGTAACGTCGCCACCATCAGCTACGGCGACAACCCGAACACCAGCGGCAGGCCCTCCTACGGCCGCCGGCCCGCCGCCGAGGCGGCCCGTGGGCCCACGTACGGCGGCGACGAAGCCGTGGCTGGCATGACCGGCGCGCCCTGCGGCTACGCCATGATCGCGCAGCGCTACCGCTATGAGTACGGCCTGACGGACGAGCAACTCGGAACCATCGCTACCACCTTCCGCCGCCACGCCTCGCTGAACCCCAACGCCCAGTTCCAGCAGCCGTTCACGATGGAGGAATACCTTAGCTCCCGTTGGGTTGCCGAGCCTTTCCGCCTTTACGACTGCTGTCCGGTCAGCGACGGCGCCGCGGCCGTAATCGTCACCAGCGTCGAGCGGGCCCGGGGGTTGAAGAAGAAGCCAGTGAGCGTCATGTCCTTCGCGCAGGCGCACCCGGCCTGGGACCTGGCCCAGCGCGAGGTGCTCACGACCTCCGGTGCAGCCATCTCCGGCCCCACGGCCTTCCGCCTCGCCGGCATCAGCGTTGAGGACGTCGACTTCGCCGAGCTCTACGACTGCTTCACGATCGTCCCGATCGTTACGCTCGAGGACTATGGCTTCTGCAAGAAGGGCGAAGGGCCGGACTTCATCGGCGGGGGGCGCATCGGGCTGGAAGGCTCTTTGCCGCTCAACACCTCCGGCGGACTCCTGTCCGAGACGGGGATGCCCGGCATGCAACTTATCGTGGAGGCGGTGCGCCAGTTGCGGGGCGAGGCCGGCCCGCGGCAGGTCAAGGACCCGGAGATTTGCGTCGTCAGCAACCAGGGCGGCGTGATGACGACGCACGCCACCCTCGTCCTGAGGAACTGAGATGACGGTTGAGTACCCGAAACCACTGCCTCAACTCACGGACGATAACGGTCCCTATCTGGAGGGCCTGAGGGAGCGCGAGTTGCGCCTCCAGAGGTGCGGGGCCTGCGGCCGCTATCGCTATCCGCCGGCGCGCTTCTGTCCCCATTGCCTCTCGGAGGAGGCTTCGTGGGAGGTGGCCTCGGGACGCGGCACACTCTACAGCTTCATCGTCGTGCACCAGCT
Proteins encoded in this window:
- a CDS encoding Zn-ribbon domain-containing OB-fold protein, whose product is MTVEYPKPLPQLTDDNGPYLEGLRERELRLQRCGACGRYRYPPARFCPHCLSEEASWEVASGRGTLYSFIVVHQLYHPGFRDDIPYNVAIVELDEGPRITSNVVGCENRDLKIGMRLVAEYFDATPEATILKFRPA
- a CDS encoding thiolase family protein is translated as MLDINGKYCIVGVGNTEYGRTPGRNAVTLTVEAIRNAIEDCGIDKGEIDAVLTKYPTSNFQGLFSARVAQALGVVPRVTATLDQAGASNISLIAYAIMCMEAGLCNVATISYGDNPNTSGRPSYGRRPAAEAARGPTYGGDEAVAGMTGAPCGYAMIAQRYRYEYGLTDEQLGTIATTFRRHASLNPNAQFQQPFTMEEYLSSRWVAEPFRLYDCCPVSDGAAAVIVTSVERARGLKKKPVSVMSFAQAHPAWDLAQREVLTTSGAAISGPTAFRLAGISVEDVDFAELYDCFTIVPIVTLEDYGFCKKGEGPDFIGGGRIGLEGSLPLNTSGGLLSETGMPGMQLIVEAVRQLRGEAGPRQVKDPEICVVSNQGGVMTTHATLVLRN